The Pedobacter roseus genome contains a region encoding:
- a CDS encoding ammonium transporter, whose protein sequence is MSKFSFKQFAPFAILMIVAIFALFIPLLPNFDEGKYSAPDIAFILIAAALVFLMTPGLAFFYGGMVHRKNVLSTMIKSVVAAGVITVLWTVVGFSLAFGDTIGGFIGNPSTFLFFKGVNSGAPHLQGGADLTIPLSLFAVFQLMFAIITPGLVVGAVAERIRFTSYILFIVLFAIFVYSPLAHWTWHPQGFLFKMGVLDFAGGTVVHISAGMAALAGALVLKRRKSHLEHKEVPPANIPYVLIGTGLLWFGWFGFNAGSALSAGSLAVSAFLTTNTAAGAAGLSWMFFDVARGKKPSVLGFCIGAVVGLVAITPGAGFVSISSSIFIGAIAAVISNLVVSWKQKTSLDDTLDVFPCHGVGGIVGMLLTGVFATKTVNAAGADGLFYGNPAFFITQLKGALIVIIFSFVVSFVIFKFVNLINPIRVSEEEEELGLDASQHDEKYSQGTLLVEERAIYIERNSPLTEPIS, encoded by the coding sequence ATGAGTAAATTCTCCTTTAAACAGTTTGCGCCTTTCGCGATCTTGATGATCGTCGCGATTTTCGCTCTATTTATTCCACTTCTACCAAATTTCGACGAAGGTAAATACAGTGCACCTGATATTGCATTTATTTTAATCGCAGCAGCACTTGTATTTTTAATGACTCCAGGCCTTGCATTCTTTTATGGTGGAATGGTTCACCGTAAAAATGTATTGTCTACCATGATTAAAAGCGTTGTAGCCGCAGGAGTAATTACCGTTTTATGGACAGTTGTTGGTTTTAGTTTAGCTTTTGGTGATACCATTGGCGGTTTTATCGGAAATCCATCAACATTTTTGTTCTTTAAAGGTGTAAATTCTGGTGCTCCACACCTTCAGGGAGGTGCTGATTTAACTATTCCACTTTCTTTATTTGCAGTGTTCCAGTTAATGTTTGCCATTATTACCCCAGGTTTAGTGGTAGGTGCGGTTGCAGAACGTATCCGTTTTACATCTTATATCTTATTTATTGTATTGTTCGCCATTTTCGTTTATTCGCCATTGGCGCACTGGACCTGGCACCCACAAGGTTTCTTATTTAAAATGGGTGTATTAGATTTTGCCGGTGGTACCGTAGTTCACATTTCTGCAGGTATGGCCGCTTTAGCTGGTGCATTGGTTTTAAAACGCAGAAAATCTCACTTAGAGCATAAAGAAGTTCCACCTGCAAATATTCCTTACGTATTAATCGGTACAGGTTTATTATGGTTCGGTTGGTTCGGTTTTAACGCAGGTTCTGCATTAAGCGCAGGTAGTTTAGCAGTTTCGGCATTTTTAACTACAAATACCGCTGCAGGTGCTGCTGGTTTATCGTGGATGTTCTTCGATGTAGCAAGAGGTAAAAAACCTTCGGTTTTAGGTTTCTGTATCGGTGCAGTAGTTGGTTTAGTGGCCATTACCCCAGGTGCCGGTTTTGTAAGCATTTCATCAAGTATATTTATTGGAGCTATCGCTGCTGTTATTTCTAACCTTGTGGTTTCATGGAAACAAAAAACCAGCTTGGATGATACTTTAGATGTTTTCCCTTGTCACGGTGTAGGTGGTATTGTTGGTATGTTGTTAACTGGTGTTTTCGCAACTAAAACAGTAAATGCGGCTGGTGCTGATGGATTATTTTATGGTAATCCGGCTTTCTTTATCACGCAGTTAAAAGGTGCTTTAATCGTAATCATCTTCAGCTTTGTAGTGTCATTCGTTATTTTCAAATTCGTAAATCTTATCAATCCGATCAGGGTTTCTGAAGAAGAAGAAGAATTAGGATTAGATGCTTCTCAACACGATGAGAAATACTCGCAAGGTACCTTATTGGTAGAAGAAAGAGCGATCTATATCGAAAGAAACAGTCCCTTAACAGAACCAATATCTTAA
- a CDS encoding DUF4468 domain-containing protein, translated as MKYIILIFLVAFSIDISAQQKQFSKDDNGKFIYYKVVDSQLLSKDTLLQRAKSFVNVAYKKSMKAESITDTSILAKGTMVIDKTILVAGHPSGEISYSFVFEARNGKYRFWLTDLLYIPYQRDRYGNFVATTKIGTPLERNPGKLNAGAWKDVVNSAYNKIDKFADDFKKYVATNRVEKAKKKTETISTKKW; from the coding sequence ATGAAATACATTATTCTAATTTTTTTAGTCGCTTTTTCAATTGATATTTCTGCCCAGCAAAAACAGTTTTCTAAAGATGATAACGGTAAATTTATCTACTATAAAGTGGTTGATTCTCAATTGTTGAGTAAAGATACTTTGTTGCAAAGGGCTAAATCTTTTGTAAATGTGGCTTACAAAAAATCGATGAAGGCTGAGAGCATTACCGATACTTCTATTTTGGCCAAAGGAACTATGGTAATTGATAAAACCATTTTAGTGGCCGGGCACCCAAGCGGAGAAATCAGCTATAGTTTTGTATTTGAGGCCCGTAATGGAAAATACAGGTTCTGGTTAACAGATCTGCTGTATATCCCATACCAGCGCGATCGTTATGGAAATTTTGTTGCCACAACTAAAATAGGTACGCCATTAGAGCGGAACCCGGGTAAGCTTAATGCCGGTGCATGGAAGGATGTTGTAAACAGCGCCTATAATAAAATAGATAAATTTGCAGATGACTTTAAAAAGTATGTAGCAACCAATAGGGTAGAGAAAGCCAAAAAGAAAACTGAAACCATTTCTACCAAAAAATGGTAA
- a CDS encoding M57 family metalloprotease: MKKVSMKNVSKKKLFYFLASMGAALVMTSTGCKKNEKSMEAPQPNTVAQGDVSLSNVIKDLKTIRALGFDPISAKIVAGGYIVEGDIRLSRKDLDAFTSQSAHQEQYATQYKIATSGIRTINVALTNSANAGNLNTAFDNTVKDLNNLKLPSLKFVRVTDASKAEITVAFKDLGGSDENGVTLGQDGSFVNPSGNPGSDISLNSNPAAGIATASVSFLQSVLDHEFGHAIGLRHTDYRDRLYGQLKSGGANPTASAQDAQLTSLTKQLVDAQYGTGTWNSQSASSKASLKAQVFAAYFDEGEGSSSDYSLATHIYGTPLTPTYSNNTFTTATDPLSIMISYANSSNLTFSAYDSIALLGLYGNANQIALIKSYLTSTGTVTAAANAKGITTVAQVVTAVKATI, encoded by the coding sequence ATGAAAAAAGTATCAATGAAAAACGTATCAAAGAAAAAGTTGTTTTATTTCCTTGCCAGTATGGGCGCGGCATTAGTAATGACCAGCACCGGATGCAAAAAGAATGAAAAATCAATGGAAGCTCCCCAGCCCAATACAGTTGCTCAGGGAGATGTATCATTGAGCAATGTGATTAAAGACCTGAAAACGATCAGAGCACTTGGTTTTGATCCCATTAGCGCAAAAATAGTAGCAGGTGGATACATCGTTGAAGGTGATATTCGCCTCAGCAGAAAAGATCTTGATGCTTTTACTTCACAATCGGCACACCAGGAACAGTATGCCACCCAGTATAAAATAGCTACATCGGGCATTAGAACCATTAATGTGGCCCTAACCAATTCGGCTAATGCAGGCAATCTGAATACTGCTTTTGATAATACGGTAAAAGACCTGAATAACCTGAAATTGCCTTCGTTAAAATTTGTAAGGGTTACAGATGCAAGTAAAGCTGAGATTACCGTTGCCTTTAAAGATCTTGGAGGAAGCGACGAAAATGGCGTAACACTGGGACAGGACGGTTCGTTTGTAAACCCAAGCGGAAACCCTGGCAGCGACATTTCTTTAAACAGTAATCCTGCTGCGGGTATTGCAACAGCCAGCGTATCATTTCTTCAAAGTGTACTGGACCATGAATTTGGTCATGCAATTGGTTTGAGACATACCGATTATCGAGACAGATTATATGGACAATTAAAATCTGGCGGTGCAAATCCGACCGCAAGCGCGCAAGACGCCCAGCTTACCAGTTTAACAAAACAACTGGTTGATGCCCAATATGGTACCGGAACCTGGAATAGCCAATCGGCTTCATCAAAAGCTTCGTTAAAAGCACAGGTATTTGCTGCATATTTTGACGAAGGTGAAGGATCAAGCTCAGATTATTCTTTAGCTACGCATATTTATGGTACGCCGCTTACCCCTACTTATAGCAACAATACTTTTACCACTGCTACCGACCCTCTATCTATCATGATTTCGTATGCCAACAGCAGTAATCTTACTTTTAGCGCATACGATAGCATTGCATTATTGGGTTTATATGGTAATGCCAACCAAATAGCATTGATCAAAAGCTACCTTACTTCAACCGGAACGGTAACGGCTGCGGCTAATGCCAAGGGAATAACTACTGTAGCCCAGGTGGTAACAGCTGTTAAAGCAACAATCTAA
- a CDS encoding SRPBCC family protein, with amino-acid sequence MKTYRLEFTQKLPIDLDTAWDFFSSPLNLAEITPKDMTFDVTSPNMANTKMYPGLIITYKVSPLFGIKLSWVTEITHVKDKEYFIDEQRFGPFAFWHHQHHFEKIDGGVLMHDTLHYSIGWGPIGGIANAVIVNNKINEIFKFRYQKVEELFGKF; translated from the coding sequence TTGAAAACTTACAGATTAGAATTTACGCAGAAACTCCCAATCGATTTAGATACTGCATGGGACTTTTTCTCTTCGCCTTTAAACCTGGCAGAAATTACCCCTAAAGACATGACTTTTGATGTTACCTCGCCAAATATGGCCAACACCAAAATGTATCCTGGTTTAATTATTACTTACAAGGTTTCTCCCCTTTTTGGAATTAAGTTAAGTTGGGTAACCGAAATTACACATGTTAAGGATAAAGAATATTTTATAGACGAGCAGCGTTTCGGTCCATTTGCTTTCTGGCACCATCAACATCATTTCGAAAAAATAGATGGAGGAGTTTTAATGCACGATACCTTACACTATAGCATAGGCTGGGGACCGATTGGCGGTATCGCAAATGCGGTAATCGTGAATAACAAAATCAATGAAATTTTTAAGTTTCGTTATCAAAAAGTTGAAGAACTTTTCGGTAAATTTTAA
- a CDS encoding porin, translated as MKKLLTAIFAMASASCALAQETTTSPLEISGSVDTYFKYDFAKNPLNAKTSFVTDHNSVSLGMIDIALKKKTGKASFVGELSFGPRGQTQSIPDAAANNSSFNIQNLYVNYDFTDKFSMTAGYMGTFIGYEVISPVGNFNYSTSYLFTNGPFQNAGIKATYKFSDKVSLMAGLFNDWNLYSATRGVSAIGGQLMVAPVEGWTAYINALSGAGYGGYGTIIDLTTSYQITEKFKLGLNAANYDIKDSSVQGSYAGAALYPQYAVADAVTIGLRGEYFKAKAYGTTAATSTTAVTLTANVKSGGLTFIPEVRLDHNSDKPFFNKSGAIAPNAGQFSLAAVYAF; from the coding sequence ATGAAGAAACTTTTAACTGCTATTTTCGCAATGGCCAGCGCAAGCTGCGCCCTGGCGCAAGAGACCACCACATCACCACTTGAAATTTCAGGGTCGGTTGATACGTATTTTAAATATGATTTTGCCAAGAATCCATTAAATGCAAAAACATCTTTTGTAACCGACCATAATTCGGTTTCATTGGGTATGATTGATATTGCTTTGAAGAAAAAAACAGGTAAAGCCTCATTCGTAGGGGAGTTGTCTTTTGGTCCGAGGGGGCAAACGCAGTCAATTCCTGATGCTGCGGCTAACAATTCGTCATTCAATATCCAGAATTTATATGTTAACTACGATTTTACCGATAAATTTTCGATGACGGCTGGTTACATGGGTACATTTATTGGTTACGAGGTAATTTCGCCGGTTGGTAACTTCAATTATTCTACTTCGTACTTATTTACAAATGGTCCATTCCAGAATGCGGGTATTAAAGCAACCTACAAATTCAGCGATAAAGTAAGTTTAATGGCTGGTTTATTTAACGATTGGAACCTTTACAGTGCAACACGCGGTGTTTCGGCAATTGGTGGTCAGTTAATGGTTGCGCCTGTAGAGGGCTGGACAGCTTATATCAATGCCTTATCGGGTGCGGGTTATGGCGGTTACGGAACCATTATCGATTTAACTACATCGTATCAGATTACAGAGAAATTTAAATTGGGTTTAAATGCAGCCAATTATGATATCAAAGATAGTTCGGTACAGGGAAGTTATGCAGGTGCTGCGTTATATCCTCAGTATGCAGTGGCTGATGCTGTTACAATAGGTTTAAGGGGTGAGTATTTTAAAGCAAAAGCTTATGGTACTACCGCTGCTACTTCTACTACAGCCGTAACGCTTACAGCCAATGTTAAATCGGGAGGTTTAACTTTTATCCCTGAAGTAAGATTAGACCACAATAGCGATAAACCTTTCTTTAATAAAAGTGGTGCAATTGCGCCAAACGCTGGTCAGTTTTCTTTAGCAGCAGTTTACGCTTTTTAA
- a CDS encoding TIGR01212 family radical SAM protein (This family includes YhcC from E. coli K-12, an uncharacterized radical SAM protein.) encodes MGTLVDSGIKGYKNYGTHLREKYKGQRVFKVIVDGGFTCPNRDGSKGFGGCTYCNVDSFTPEPSRKNPNIKDQLEEGMLRAKTSYKADKYIVYFQPNTNTYAPVHYLKMMYDEALSINTEDIVGFAVGTRPDCIDAEKVALLESYTDRFDVDLEMGMESIYDETLDQINRGCSHGEFVAAVELLKDSKLDLCVHTIFGFPWETREQMRGYIHEINRFPQIKFVKFHHLHVVEGSIMGAKYKKEPFKLFSLEEYTDLLCELIPLLRPDIVIQRLFGISDWDLLIAPNWGLNKSAIQTYMDKEIEKRGVVQGSEYFS; translated from the coding sequence ATGGGAACACTAGTAGATTCAGGTATAAAAGGTTATAAAAATTACGGTACACATCTGCGCGAAAAGTATAAAGGGCAGCGTGTATTTAAAGTAATTGTGGATGGTGGTTTTACCTGCCCCAACCGTGATGGCAGCAAAGGTTTTGGCGGATGTACCTATTGCAATGTAGATTCTTTTACGCCAGAGCCTTCTCGTAAAAACCCGAATATTAAAGATCAGCTTGAAGAGGGTATGTTAAGGGCTAAAACCTCTTACAAAGCTGATAAGTACATTGTCTATTTTCAGCCCAATACCAATACCTATGCGCCGGTACATTATTTAAAGATGATGTACGATGAAGCTTTATCGATTAATACGGAAGATATTGTTGGTTTTGCTGTGGGTACACGCCCTGATTGTATAGATGCAGAAAAGGTAGCTTTATTGGAAAGTTATACCGACCGCTTTGATGTAGACCTGGAAATGGGCATGGAATCGATATATGATGAAACCCTCGATCAGATTAACAGGGGGTGTAGTCATGGAGAGTTTGTTGCTGCGGTAGAACTTTTAAAAGATAGTAAGCTCGATCTTTGTGTGCATACTATTTTTGGCTTCCCCTGGGAAACCCGTGAGCAGATGCGAGGCTACATTCATGAAATTAACCGTTTCCCGCAGATTAAATTTGTGAAATTTCACCACTTACATGTGGTTGAAGGATCTATTATGGGGGCTAAATATAAAAAAGAACCTTTTAAACTGTTCTCTTTAGAAGAATATACGGATCTGCTCTGCGAACTGATTCCGCTTTTGCGTCCGGATATCGTAATACAGCGACTTTTTGGGATTTCGGACTGGGATTTACTGATTGCGCCCAATTGGGGGCTTAATAAATCGGCAATTCAGACCTATATGGATAAAGAAATAGAAAAAAGAGGAGTTGTTCAGGGTTCTGAGTATTTTTCATAG
- a CDS encoding ribonuclease H-like YkuK family protein, translating to MTWKKFSGEVIQSSILEEVEKAIIRETENGFKLKVCIGTDSQVKGATTDFATVIVLLREHHGGFMYIHQEKSTQQVSIKERMLMEVQKSIETAYSICDLLDIYDVALEVHADINTSPSFKSNKALNDAMGYILSMGFIFKAKPEAFASSTCADKMVH from the coding sequence ATGACGTGGAAAAAATTTAGTGGCGAAGTTATTCAGTCTTCAATCCTTGAAGAAGTAGAAAAAGCAATTATCAGAGAAACCGAAAATGGTTTTAAACTCAAAGTTTGCATCGGAACCGACTCCCAGGTAAAAGGTGCAACAACTGATTTTGCAACCGTAATTGTATTGTTAAGAGAACATCATGGCGGTTTTATGTATATCCACCAGGAAAAAAGCACACAACAGGTAAGCATTAAAGAAAGAATGCTGATGGAAGTGCAGAAATCAATTGAAACAGCTTATTCTATCTGCGATTTGCTTGATATTTATGATGTAGCATTAGAAGTACATGCCGATATCAACACCAGCCCGTCCTTTAAATCAAACAAAGCGCTAAATGATGCCATGGGTTATATTTTAAGTATGGGTTTTATTTTTAAGGCCAAACCAGAAGCATTTGCCAGTTCAACCTGTGCGGATAAGATGGTACATTAG
- a CDS encoding DUF4280 domain-containing protein encodes MSYSYVHEGANVICTNMTNGKPLQIGITRVSTVILSSKKAPLLNTDDKKISDTFSCKVAGKFWGGLQILTAVIAIAALAVATVATGGLALVAAGVMLAAAATSIGAGVTGLYKIAHDCDATLEGKWMLSHGGVEIDKKQALLSQSLMNCPKGGVVSIIIDPVIAMAAAKEITSNNNAEIAAHFTSQAIIGVITAATAFTPIGLLVAAPIAVYGYIDGENSKEEAAKKNLPIWRWSDVGESAKTEGLVNQPLGVGGAMVESGVKLTIENKAITQEIAEHNLQAALLRAEGNVAGAEAAELTAMRLSRMYPSTRTAFIGPEFWKGLAKGVAGAIANYLIDRGSDSYELSKAQASMDAYENAYENDSNNNIGVVALNPK; translated from the coding sequence ATGAGTTATTCTTATGTACATGAGGGTGCTAACGTTATTTGTACCAATATGACTAATGGTAAACCTCTTCAGATAGGTATCACGAGAGTTTCCACGGTAATATTATCAAGCAAAAAAGCGCCCTTGTTAAATACCGATGATAAAAAAATCAGTGATACTTTTTCATGTAAAGTTGCAGGCAAATTTTGGGGAGGCCTGCAGATTTTAACAGCAGTAATTGCTATAGCTGCGCTTGCCGTTGCAACAGTAGCAACCGGTGGGTTAGCATTGGTAGCAGCAGGGGTAATGCTTGCGGCTGCGGCAACGAGTATTGGTGCTGGGGTAACAGGTTTGTATAAGATAGCGCACGATTGTGATGCTACTTTAGAGGGGAAGTGGATGTTGTCGCATGGAGGGGTCGAAATTGATAAAAAACAAGCTTTACTTAGTCAATCATTGATGAACTGCCCAAAAGGAGGAGTGGTTTCTATTATCATAGATCCGGTCATTGCAATGGCTGCCGCAAAAGAAATTACCAGCAATAACAATGCTGAAATTGCCGCCCACTTTACATCTCAGGCAATAATTGGTGTAATTACTGCTGCTACAGCTTTTACACCTATAGGTTTATTGGTGGCAGCTCCTATTGCGGTTTATGGTTATATTGATGGCGAAAATAGTAAGGAAGAAGCAGCAAAAAAAAATCTTCCGATATGGAGATGGAGTGATGTTGGGGAAAGTGCAAAAACAGAAGGGCTTGTTAATCAACCATTAGGTGTAGGTGGAGCTATGGTTGAAAGTGGAGTAAAATTAACGATTGAGAATAAGGCGATTACTCAAGAAATTGCAGAACATAATTTACAGGCTGCGCTATTAAGGGCAGAAGGGAATGTAGCTGGAGCCGAAGCCGCTGAGCTAACTGCAATGCGTTTATCAAGGATGTATCCGAGTACCAGAACGGCATTTATAGGACCTGAGTTTTGGAAAGGTTTAGCTAAGGGTGTTGCAGGGGCAATAGCAAACTATTTGATTGATAGAGGATCGGATAGTTATGAGCTATCAAAAGCTCAGGCCTCTATGGATGCATACGAAAATGCATACGAAAATGATAGCAATAATAACATTGGTGTAGTAGCATTAAACCCAAAATAA